A genome region from Nicotiana tabacum cultivar K326 chromosome 13, ASM71507v2, whole genome shotgun sequence includes the following:
- the LOC107801849 gene encoding inositol transporter 4 isoform X2 gives MAGGPHKADKTEFTECWRTSWKTPYIMRLAFSAGIGGLLFGYDTGVISGALLYIRDDFKAVDKHTWLQETIVSMAVAGAIFGAGFGGWFNDKYGRRKSILLADILFFVGAIVMAVAPAPWVIIIGRVLVGLGVGMASMTSPLYISEASPARIRGALVSTNGLLITGGQFLSYLINLAFTRTKGTWRWMLGVAGVPALIQFFLMLSLPESPRWLYRENKKDEARAILEKIYPAHEVEDEMKALEISIEAEKADTQFLGAGIFSKVKSAFSNTVVRRGLYAGITVQVAQQFVGINTVMYYSPTIVQLAGFASNKTALALSLITSGLNAVGSIVSMCFVDRFGRRRLMIVSMFGIIACLVVLSVLFMQASSHAPPISAFESNHFGSNSTCSAFLKAPDALSWNCMSCLQSSSDCAFCSNGNNKYHPGACLALNDDVRGLCRSEKRAWYTKGCPSKFGFFAVLLLGLYIISYSPGMGTAPWIVNSEIYPLRYRGIGGGIAAVSNWVSNLIVSESFLTLTEAIGSAGTFLLFAGFSAIGLVAIFFLVPETKGLQFEEVEKMLEKGYKPKLFRKKTSEKTADAS, from the exons ATGGCAG GCGGTCCTCACAAAGCGGATAAGACGGAGTTTACAGAATGTTGGAGGACGTCATGGAAAACACCTTACATCATGCGTCTCGCCTTTTCTGCTGGCATTGGAGGGTTGCTGTTTGGTTATGATACCG GTGTGATTTCTGGTGCATTGCTTTATATTCGGGATGATTTCAAAGCCGTTGATAAGCATACTTGGTTGCAA GAAACCATAGTTAGCATGGCGGTTGCAGGAGCAATTTTTGGGGCAGGATTTGGTGGTTGGTTTAATGACAAGTACGGTCGGAGAAAATCAATTCTTTTAGCAGATATCTTGTTCTTTGTTGGTGCAATCGTTATGGCAGTTGCTCCAGCACCGTGGGTGATAATTATCGGAAGAGTACTCGTCGGTTTAGGAGTTGGAATGGCTTCCATGACATCTCCACTTTATATCTCAGAAGCTTCCCCAGCTCGGATTAGAGGAGCTTTAGTTAGCACGAATGGTCTGCTAATTACGGGTGGACAGTTTTTATCTTATCTTATCAACTTAGCATTTACCAGG ACCAAAGGAACTTGGCGATGGATGCTCGGGGTAGCTGGAGTTCCTGCTTTGATTCAATTTTTCCTAATGCTATCCCTCCCCGAGTCACCTCGTTGGTTGTATAGAGAG AACAAAAAGGACGAAGCGAGGGCTATATTAGAGAAGATATATCCGGCTCATGAAGTTGAAGATGAGATGAAAGCTTTGGAGATTTCCATTGAAGCAGAGAAGGCTGATACTCAATTCCTTGGCGCTggtattttctcaaaagtcaagaGTGCTTTTAGCAACACTGTTGTTCGTCGTGGTCTCTATGCCGGTATTACAGTCCAAGTGGCACAACAATTTGTCGGAATAAACACGGTCATGTATTACAGTCCGACGATTGTACAACTGGCTGGATTTGCTTCTAACAAGACAGCTTTAGCACTCTCGCTCATAACATCTGGTCTCAATGCTGTCGGTTCCATTGTGAGTATGTGTTTTGTCGACAGATTCGGGAGGAGGAGGTTGATGATTGTCTCCATGTTTGGTATCATAGCATGCCTAGTGGTATTGTCTGTGCTCTTCATGCAAGCTTCTTCACATGCCCCACCGATTAGTGCCTTTGAATCCAATCACTTTGGATCAAATTCCACATGCTCGGCATTTCTAAAAGCTCCCGATGCATTGTCCTGGAACTGTATGAGTTGCTTGCAGTCTTCCTCAGATTGTGCTTTCTGCTCTAATGGAAACAACAAA TATCATCCTGGTGCATGCTTGGCTCTAAATGATGACGTTAGAGGTTTATGCCGATCAGAAAAGCGTGCATGGTACACAAAAGGTTGTCCTAGTAAATTCGGATTCTTTGCAGTGTTGCTTCTCGGATTGTACATCATATCCTACTCTCCAGGAATGGGAACAGCGCCTTGGATCGTCAACTCTGAGATATACCCCTTACGATACAGAGGTATTGGTGGTGGTATAGCGGCCGTTTCTAATTGGGTATCTAACCTTATAGTGAGCGAGTCGTTCTTGACTTTAACGGAGGCAATTGGTTCTGCTGGTACATTCCTTTTGTTTGCTGGATTCTCTGCAATTGGCTTAGTCGCTATTTTCTTTCTGGTACCCGAAACGAAAGGTCTGCAATTCGAGGAAGTTGAGAAGATGCTTGAGAAAGGCTATAAACCAAAGTTATTTCGCAAGAAAACGAGCGAAAAGACAGCAGATGCAAGCTAA
- the LOC107801849 gene encoding inositol transporter 4 isoform X1 yields MEGGPHKADKTEFTECWRTSWKTPYIMRLAFSAGIGGLLFGYDTGVISGALLYIRDDFKAVDKHTWLQETIVSMAVAGAIFGAGFGGWFNDKYGRRKSILLADILFFVGAIVMAVAPAPWVIIIGRVLVGLGVGMASMTSPLYISEASPARIRGALVSTNGLLITGGQFLSYLINLAFTRTKGTWRWMLGVAGVPALIQFFLMLSLPESPRWLYRENKKDEARAILEKIYPAHEVEDEMKALEISIEAEKADTQFLGAGIFSKVKSAFSNTVVRRGLYAGITVQVAQQFVGINTVMYYSPTIVQLAGFASNKTALALSLITSGLNAVGSIVSMCFVDRFGRRRLMIVSMFGIIACLVVLSVLFMQASSHAPPISAFESNHFGSNSTCSAFLKAPDALSWNCMSCLQSSSDCAFCSNGNNKYHPGACLALNDDVRGLCRSEKRAWYTKGCPSKFGFFAVLLLGLYIISYSPGMGTAPWIVNSEIYPLRYRGIGGGIAAVSNWVSNLIVSESFLTLTEAIGSAGTFLLFAGFSAIGLVAIFFLVPETKGLQFEEVEKMLEKGYKPKLFRKKTSEKTADAS; encoded by the exons ATGGAAGGCGGTCCTCACAAAGCGGATAAGACGGAGTTTACAGAATGTTGGAGGACGTCATGGAAAACACCTTACATCATGCGTCTCGCCTTTTCTGCTGGCATTGGAGGGTTGCTGTTTGGTTATGATACCG GTGTGATTTCTGGTGCATTGCTTTATATTCGGGATGATTTCAAAGCCGTTGATAAGCATACTTGGTTGCAA GAAACCATAGTTAGCATGGCGGTTGCAGGAGCAATTTTTGGGGCAGGATTTGGTGGTTGGTTTAATGACAAGTACGGTCGGAGAAAATCAATTCTTTTAGCAGATATCTTGTTCTTTGTTGGTGCAATCGTTATGGCAGTTGCTCCAGCACCGTGGGTGATAATTATCGGAAGAGTACTCGTCGGTTTAGGAGTTGGAATGGCTTCCATGACATCTCCACTTTATATCTCAGAAGCTTCCCCAGCTCGGATTAGAGGAGCTTTAGTTAGCACGAATGGTCTGCTAATTACGGGTGGACAGTTTTTATCTTATCTTATCAACTTAGCATTTACCAGG ACCAAAGGAACTTGGCGATGGATGCTCGGGGTAGCTGGAGTTCCTGCTTTGATTCAATTTTTCCTAATGCTATCCCTCCCCGAGTCACCTCGTTGGTTGTATAGAGAG AACAAAAAGGACGAAGCGAGGGCTATATTAGAGAAGATATATCCGGCTCATGAAGTTGAAGATGAGATGAAAGCTTTGGAGATTTCCATTGAAGCAGAGAAGGCTGATACTCAATTCCTTGGCGCTggtattttctcaaaagtcaagaGTGCTTTTAGCAACACTGTTGTTCGTCGTGGTCTCTATGCCGGTATTACAGTCCAAGTGGCACAACAATTTGTCGGAATAAACACGGTCATGTATTACAGTCCGACGATTGTACAACTGGCTGGATTTGCTTCTAACAAGACAGCTTTAGCACTCTCGCTCATAACATCTGGTCTCAATGCTGTCGGTTCCATTGTGAGTATGTGTTTTGTCGACAGATTCGGGAGGAGGAGGTTGATGATTGTCTCCATGTTTGGTATCATAGCATGCCTAGTGGTATTGTCTGTGCTCTTCATGCAAGCTTCTTCACATGCCCCACCGATTAGTGCCTTTGAATCCAATCACTTTGGATCAAATTCCACATGCTCGGCATTTCTAAAAGCTCCCGATGCATTGTCCTGGAACTGTATGAGTTGCTTGCAGTCTTCCTCAGATTGTGCTTTCTGCTCTAATGGAAACAACAAA TATCATCCTGGTGCATGCTTGGCTCTAAATGATGACGTTAGAGGTTTATGCCGATCAGAAAAGCGTGCATGGTACACAAAAGGTTGTCCTAGTAAATTCGGATTCTTTGCAGTGTTGCTTCTCGGATTGTACATCATATCCTACTCTCCAGGAATGGGAACAGCGCCTTGGATCGTCAACTCTGAGATATACCCCTTACGATACAGAGGTATTGGTGGTGGTATAGCGGCCGTTTCTAATTGGGTATCTAACCTTATAGTGAGCGAGTCGTTCTTGACTTTAACGGAGGCAATTGGTTCTGCTGGTACATTCCTTTTGTTTGCTGGATTCTCTGCAATTGGCTTAGTCGCTATTTTCTTTCTGGTACCCGAAACGAAAGGTCTGCAATTCGAGGAAGTTGAGAAGATGCTTGAGAAAGGCTATAAACCAAAGTTATTTCGCAAGAAAACGAGCGAAAAGACAGCAGATGCAAGCTAA
- the LOC107801845 gene encoding uncharacterized protein LOC107801845: MVSLEESQSHSHSHSVNSISSTTHFGQTRPYYYTPPPLSSAAKINRSIGRSMRTIRSSTTFQSTNCSGAVSENSGAISENLTDSVIDIHLGELSRKPPANKSSTSDEDYLELSQAFSDFSACSSDISGELQRLASVPVSDQGNPNSKPEPEPEPCFGFLEREKFSTEIIESISPEDLQPTVKLCVDSLNSPSVAVKRSAAAKLRLLAKNRADNRALIGESGAIPVLIPLLRCTDPWTQEHAVTALLNLSLHEPNKTLITSSGAIKSLIYVLKTGTDTSKQNAACGLLSLALVDENKLSIGACGAIPPLVGLLINGTNRGKKDALTTLYKLCSVKLNKERAIVAGAVKPLVGLVCENGNGLAEKAMVVLSILAGIEMGKVAIVEEGGIAALVEAIEDGSDKGREFAVLTLLQLCVDSVRNRGLLVREGGIPPLVALSQNGTAKAKHKAETLLGYLREPRQEASSSTP; the protein is encoded by the exons atggtttCACTTGAAGAATCTCAGTCTCATTCACATTCTCATAGTGTTAATAGTATTTCTAGTACTACCCATTTCGGCCAAACACGGCCTTATTACTATACTCCGCCGCCGTTATCTTCTGCCGCTAAAATCAACCGTTCAATTGGTCGGTCCATGAGAACTATCCGATCATCAACTACTTTCCAGTCAACTAATTGCTCCGGCGCTGTTTCTGAAAACTCCGGTGCTATTTCCGAGAATCTCACCGACTCCGTTATCGATATTCATCTCGGTGAGCTTTCGAGAAAGCCTCCGGCGAACAAATCGTCTACTTCCGATGAGGATTATCTAGAACTTTCTCAAGCTTTCAGTGATTTCTCAGCTTGTAGCAGTGATATCTCCGGAGAGTTACAGCGGTTAGCTAGTGTTCCAGTTTCGGATCAAGGTAACCCGAATTCTAAACCCGAACCAGAGCCGGAACCTTGTTTCGGGTTTCTAGAAAGAGAGAAGTTTTCAACGGAGATAATCGAGAGTATTTCGCCGGAGGATCTTCAACCGACGGTGAAACTCTGCGTCGACAGCTTAAATTCTCCTTCAGTCGCTGTTAAAAGATCAGCGGCAGCTAAATTAAGGCTATTAGCTAAAAACAGGGCTGATAATCGTGCTTTAATCGGCGAATCAGGTGCGATTCCAGTCCTAATTCCACTTCTCCGGTGCACCGACCCGTGGACGCAAGAACACGCAGTAACAGCACTGTTAAATCTATCACTTCACGAGCCAAACAAGACCTTGATCACTTCCTCAGGGGCAATAAAGTCATTAATCTACGTGCTTAAAACCGGGACCGACACGTCCAAACAGAATGCTGCGTGTGGGCTTTTAAGCTTAGCTTTAGTTGATGAAAATAAGCTTTCAATTGGTGCTTGCGGTGCTATTCCACCATTAGTTGGGTTGTTAATTAATGGAACAAATAGAGGGAAAAAAGATGCTTTAACAACTCTTTACAAGTTATGTTCAGTAAAATTAAATAAAGAGAGGGCTATTGTTGCAGGTGCAGTGAAGCCATTAGTAGGGCTAGTTTGTGAAAACGGGAATGGATTAGCCGAAAAGGCAATGGTTGTGTTGAGTATATTGGCTGGGATTGAAATGGGGAAAGTGGCTATTGTTGAAGAAGGGGGAATTGCTGCACTTGTTGAAGCTATTGAAGATGGTTCTGATAAAGGAAGAGAATTTGCTGTGTTGACACTATTGCAGCTTTGTGTGGATAGTGTTAGAAACAGAGGGCTTCTTGTTAGAGAAGGTGGAATTCCTCCTCTTGTTGCCTTGTCTCAGAATGGTACTGCTAAAGCTAAGCACAAG GCAGAAACTCTATTGGGATACTTGAGAGAACCAAGACAAGAAGCTTCAAGTTCAACTCCTTGA